One Capsicum annuum cultivar UCD-10X-F1 chromosome 2, UCD10Xv1.1, whole genome shotgun sequence genomic window carries:
- the LOC107859361 gene encoding cysteine desulfurase, mitochondrial, whose product MFSKFLTAALRRRNRRLRPFSTAAAAAVGEPDATGGITMKGVKISGRPLYLDMQATSPIDPRVLDAMLPYHISRFGNPHSRTHLYGWESDQAVEEARAQVATLVKASPKEIIFTSGATESNNISVKGVLHFYRDKKRHVITTQTEHKCVLDSCRHLQQEGFDVTYLPVESDGLADLEKLRAAIRPDTGLVSVMMVNNEIGVIQPMEEIGKICKEFNVPFHTDAAQALGKIPIDVEKMNISLMSLSGHKIYGPKGVGALYIRRRPRIRVEPQMNGGGQERGIRSGTVPTPLVVGFGAACELAMKEMEYDDQRIKALQERLLNGIRSKIDGVVINGSVERRYAGNLNLSFAYVEGESLLMGLKEVAVSSGSACTSASLEPSYVLRALGVEEDMAHTSIRYGIGRFTTEQEVDRAVDLTVKQVEKLREMSPLYEMVKEGIDIKSIQWAQH is encoded by the coding sequence ATGTTTTCGAAATTCTTAACAGCAGCTTTGCGGCGGCGCAACCGCCGTCTCCGCCCTTTCTCCACGGCGGCGGCAGCGGCGGTTGGAGAACCGGATGCTACCGGCGGCATCACAATGAAAGGTGTAAAAATATCCGGCAGACCTCTTTACCTAGATATGCAGGCGACTTCTCCGATTGATCCTAGGGTTCTCGACGCTATGCTTCCTTACCACATCTCCCGTTTCGGTAATCCCCATTCCCGAACTCACCTTTACGGGTGGGAATCGGATCAGGCCGTTGAGGAGGCCCGAGCACAAGTAGCAACACTAGTTAAAGCTTCTCCTAAGGAGATTATTTTCACGTCTGGTGCTACTGAGTCTAACAACATTTCGGTTAAGGGAGTTTTGCATTTTTATAGAGATAAGAAGCGACATGTTATTACTACTCAAACGGAGCATAAATGTGTTTTGGATTCTTGCCGTCATTTACAGCAAGAGGGCTTTGATGTAACTTATCTTCCTGTTGAGTCTGATGGGCTTGCTGATCTTGAGAAGCTTCGAGCTGCGATAAGGCCTGATACGGGGTTAGTGTCAGTTATGATGGTAAATAATGAAATTGGTGTGATTCAGCCTATGGAGGAAATTGGGAAAATTTGTAAGGAGTTTAATGTTCCTTTTCATACGGATGCTGCGCAAGCGTTGGGGAAGATTCCAATTGATGTGGAGAAGATGAACATAAGTTTGATGTCGTTAAGTGGGCATAAAATTTATGGGCCAAAAGGTGTTGGTGCTTTGTATATTAGGCGTAGGCCGAGGATTAGGGTTGAGCCTCAGATGAATGGGGGTGGACAAGAGAGAGGGATTAGGAGTGGGACGGTACCTACTCCGTTAGTGGTAGGGTTTGGGGCAGCATGTGAACTTGCAATGAAGGAAATGGAATATGATGACCAGAGGATTAAAGCTTTGCAGGAGAGGTTACTGAATGGTATAAGGTCTAAGATTGATGGGGTTGTTATAAATGGAAGTGTTGAAAGGCGATATGCTGGGAATTTGAACTTATCTTTTGCATATGTGGAAGGTGAGAGCTTGTTAATGGGACTGAAGGAGGTTGCAGTGTCAAGTGGAAGTGCATGTACCAGTGCAAGTTTGGAGCCCTCCTATGTGTTGAGGGCGTTGGGAGTTGAAGAAGATATGGCCCATACATCAATTCGATATGGAATTGGAAGGTTTACTACTGAGCAAGAGGTTGATCGCGCGGTTGATCTTACAGTCAAGCAGGTTGAGAAATTGAGGGAAATGAGCCCACTATATGAAATGGTTAAAGAGGGCATTGATATAAAGAGTATACAGTGGGCACAACATTAG
- the LOC107859362 gene encoding squamosa promoter-binding protein 1 isoform X2 translates to MCGMDTNKWEGKRTINEAEEEEDEHESVEEDNKRKRVLSPSGRKLSGGGSSHPSCQVEQCTADMANAKPYHRRHKVCEFHSKSSIVLISGLQQRFCQQCSRFHLLAEFDEAKRSCRRRLAGHNERRRKISYDSQGESLN, encoded by the exons ATGTGTG GGATGGACACTAACAAATGGGAAGGGAAGAGAACCATAAATGAAGCCGAAGAGGAAGAGGATGAACATGAAAGTGTTGAAGAGGATAACAAAAGGAAGAGGGTGTTGAGTCCCTCTGGGAGGAAGCTATCTGGTGGAGGGTCATCACATCCTTCTTGTCAGGTCGAGCAGTGCACTGCAGATATGGCAAATGCCAAGCCATACCATCGCCGCCACAAGGTGTGCGAGTTCCATTCAAAGTCTTCAATAGTACTTATTAGTGGACTCCAGCAGCGATTCTGTCAGCAATGTAGCAG ATTTCATCTGTTAGCAGAGTTTGATGAAGCTAAAAGGAGTTGCAGAAGGCGTTTGGCAGGTCACAATGAGCGCCGCCGTAAAATTTCATACGACTCCCAAGGAGAAAGTTTGAACTGA
- the LOC107859362 gene encoding squamosa promoter-binding protein 1 isoform X1: MEVVVLTRMDTNKWEGKRTINEAEEEEDEHESVEEDNKRKRVLSPSGRKLSGGGSSHPSCQVEQCTADMANAKPYHRRHKVCEFHSKSSIVLISGLQQRFCQQCSRFHLLAEFDEAKRSCRRRLAGHNERRRKISYDSQGESLN; encoded by the exons ATGGAAGTGGTGGTCCTCACAC GGATGGACACTAACAAATGGGAAGGGAAGAGAACCATAAATGAAGCCGAAGAGGAAGAGGATGAACATGAAAGTGTTGAAGAGGATAACAAAAGGAAGAGGGTGTTGAGTCCCTCTGGGAGGAAGCTATCTGGTGGAGGGTCATCACATCCTTCTTGTCAGGTCGAGCAGTGCACTGCAGATATGGCAAATGCCAAGCCATACCATCGCCGCCACAAGGTGTGCGAGTTCCATTCAAAGTCTTCAATAGTACTTATTAGTGGACTCCAGCAGCGATTCTGTCAGCAATGTAGCAG ATTTCATCTGTTAGCAGAGTTTGATGAAGCTAAAAGGAGTTGCAGAAGGCGTTTGGCAGGTCACAATGAGCGCCGCCGTAAAATTTCATACGACTCCCAAGGAGAAAGTTTGAACTGA